The following proteins are co-located in the Anomalospiza imberbis isolate Cuckoo-Finch-1a 21T00152 chromosome Z, ASM3175350v1, whole genome shotgun sequence genome:
- the NMRK1 gene encoding nicotinamide riboside kinase 1 isoform X1, which translates to MKVLVIGLGGVTNGGKTTLAEKLKNMLPNCDIISQDDFFKPESEVETDERGFKLYDVLDALYMDEMVTSIRNWMKSPASSGVVTEEPENTCGSLKNVYILIVEGFLLYNYEPLNELWNRRYFLTLPYEECKRRRSTRVYQPADTPGYFDGHVWPMYLKYKNELEENASMQVDYLDGTKSQEELLSYVYSDIIQELNKLREEKRICMNE; encoded by the exons ATGAAAGTATTGGTTATCGGCCTTGGGGG CGTAACAAATGGAGGGAAAACAACGCTAGCAGAAAAACTTAAGAATATGCTTCCCAACTGTGATATAATCTCTCAAGATGACTTCTTTAAG ccAGAGTCTGAAGTAGAAACAGATGAACGTGGATTTAAGCTATATGATG TACTTGATGCCCTCTATATGGATGAAATGGTGACAAGTATTCGCAATTGGATGAAAAGCCCAGCAAGCTCAGGTGTTGTGACAGAAGAGCCAGAGAATACATGTGGCAGTCtgaaaaatgtttatattttgaTTGTTGAAGGCTTTCTCCTTTACAATTATGA GCCACTTAATGAACTATGGAATAGAAGATATTTTTTGACCCTTCCTTATGAAGAGTGCAAAAGGAGAAGGAG CACCAGAGTCTATCAGCCAGCAGATACACCAGGGTACTTCGATGGACATGTGTGGCCTAtgtatttgaaatataaaaatgaattgGAAGAGAATGCAAGTATGCAAGTCG attATTTGGATGGAACAAAATCCCAAGAGGAGCTTTTATCCTATGTGTATAGTGATATAATACAGGAATTAAACAAGCTGAGGGAAGAAA
- the OSTF1 gene encoding osteoclast-stimulating factor 1 isoform X1 — protein MSKPPPKPAKPGQVKVFRALYMFEPRTPDELYFEEGDIIYISDMSDTNWWKGTCKGRTGLIPSNYVAEQAESINNPLHEAAKRGNLSWLRECLDNQVGVNGLDKAGNTALYWACHGGHKDVVDVLLTQANLELNQQNKLGDTALHAAAWKGYADIVEMLLEKGARTDLKNNEKKLALDMATNAACASLLKKKQSAGTVRTLSNAEEYLDDEDSD, from the exons ATGTCCAAGCCGCCACCTAAACCGGCCAAGCCAG ggCAGGTTAAAGTATTCAGGGCCCTGTATATGTTTGAGCCCAGAACG ccagaTGAACTGTACTTTGAAGAAGGAGATATCATTTACATCTCAGACATG AGTGATACGAATTGGTGGAAAGGAACTTGCAAAGGGAGAACTGGACTAATTCCAAGCAACTATG TGGCAGAGCAAGCAGAGTCTATTAATAATCCACTGCATGAAGCTGCCAAACGAG GCAATCTGAGCTGGTTGAGAGAGTGTTTGGATAATCAAGTTGGTGTCAATGGGTTAGACAAAGCTGGAAACACAGCTCTGTATTGGGCATGCCATGGAGGTCATAAAG ATGTAGTAGATGTCCTGCTTACCCAGGCAAACTTAGAGTTAAACCAACAG AACAAATTGGGAGACACAGCTTTGCATGCTGCTGCATGGAAAGGTTATGCAGATATTGTAGAGATGCTGCTGGAAAAGG GGGCAAGAACAGATCTGAAAAACAACGAGAAGAAACTGGCTTTAGATATGGCAACGAACGCAGCTTGTGCTTCCTTGCTTAAGAAGAAACAGAGTGCAG GTACTGTCCGAACATTGAGTAATGCAGAGGAATACCTTGATGATGAAGACTCCGATTAG
- the NMRK1 gene encoding nicotinamide riboside kinase 1 isoform X2 encodes MKVLVIGLGGVTNGGKTTLAEKLKNMLPNCDIISQDDFFKPESEVETDERGFKLYDVLDALYMDEMVTSIRNWMKSPASSGVVTEEPENTCGSLKNVYILIVEGFLLYNYEPLNELWNRRYFLTLPYEECKRRRSTRVYQPADTPGYFDGHVWPMYLKYKNELEENASMQVDYLDGTKSQEELLSYVYSDIIQELNKLREENQQVTA; translated from the exons ATGAAAGTATTGGTTATCGGCCTTGGGGG CGTAACAAATGGAGGGAAAACAACGCTAGCAGAAAAACTTAAGAATATGCTTCCCAACTGTGATATAATCTCTCAAGATGACTTCTTTAAG ccAGAGTCTGAAGTAGAAACAGATGAACGTGGATTTAAGCTATATGATG TACTTGATGCCCTCTATATGGATGAAATGGTGACAAGTATTCGCAATTGGATGAAAAGCCCAGCAAGCTCAGGTGTTGTGACAGAAGAGCCAGAGAATACATGTGGCAGTCtgaaaaatgtttatattttgaTTGTTGAAGGCTTTCTCCTTTACAATTATGA GCCACTTAATGAACTATGGAATAGAAGATATTTTTTGACCCTTCCTTATGAAGAGTGCAAAAGGAGAAGGAG CACCAGAGTCTATCAGCCAGCAGATACACCAGGGTACTTCGATGGACATGTGTGGCCTAtgtatttgaaatataaaaatgaattgGAAGAGAATGCAAGTATGCAAGTCG attATTTGGATGGAACAAAATCCCAAGAGGAGCTTTTATCCTATGTGTATAGTGATATAATACAGGAATTAAACAAGCTGAGGGAAGAAA atCAGCAGGTCACAGCATGA
- the NMRK1 gene encoding nicotinamide riboside kinase 1 isoform X3, producing MKVLVIGLGGVTNGGKTTLAEKLKNMLPNCDIISQDDFFKPESEVETDERGFKLYDVLDALYMDEMVTSIRNWMKSPASSGVVTEEPENTCGSLKNVYILIVEGFLLYNYEPLNELWNRRYFLTLPYEECKRRRSTRVYQPADTPGYFDGHVWPMYLKYKNELEENANYLDGTKSQEELLSYVYSDIIQELNKLREENQQVTA from the exons ATGAAAGTATTGGTTATCGGCCTTGGGGG CGTAACAAATGGAGGGAAAACAACGCTAGCAGAAAAACTTAAGAATATGCTTCCCAACTGTGATATAATCTCTCAAGATGACTTCTTTAAG ccAGAGTCTGAAGTAGAAACAGATGAACGTGGATTTAAGCTATATGATG TACTTGATGCCCTCTATATGGATGAAATGGTGACAAGTATTCGCAATTGGATGAAAAGCCCAGCAAGCTCAGGTGTTGTGACAGAAGAGCCAGAGAATACATGTGGCAGTCtgaaaaatgtttatattttgaTTGTTGAAGGCTTTCTCCTTTACAATTATGA GCCACTTAATGAACTATGGAATAGAAGATATTTTTTGACCCTTCCTTATGAAGAGTGCAAAAGGAGAAGGAG CACCAGAGTCTATCAGCCAGCAGATACACCAGGGTACTTCGATGGACATGTGTGGCCTAtgtatttgaaatataaaaatgaattgGAAGAGAATGCAA attATTTGGATGGAACAAAATCCCAAGAGGAGCTTTTATCCTATGTGTATAGTGATATAATACAGGAATTAAACAAGCTGAGGGAAGAAA atCAGCAGGTCACAGCATGA
- the OSTF1 gene encoding osteoclast-stimulating factor 1 isoform X2 encodes MSKPPPKPAKPGQVKVFRALYMFEPRTPDELYFEEGDIIYISDMSDTNWWKGTCKGRTGLIPSNYVAEQAESINNPLHEAAKRGNLSWLRECLDNQVGVNGLDKAGNTALYWACHGGHKDVVDVLLTQANLELNQQNKLGDTALHAAAWKGYADIVEMLLEKGKDLHQGFNNSNDICFLKRKSSQQVS; translated from the exons ATGTCCAAGCCGCCACCTAAACCGGCCAAGCCAG ggCAGGTTAAAGTATTCAGGGCCCTGTATATGTTTGAGCCCAGAACG ccagaTGAACTGTACTTTGAAGAAGGAGATATCATTTACATCTCAGACATG AGTGATACGAATTGGTGGAAAGGAACTTGCAAAGGGAGAACTGGACTAATTCCAAGCAACTATG TGGCAGAGCAAGCAGAGTCTATTAATAATCCACTGCATGAAGCTGCCAAACGAG GCAATCTGAGCTGGTTGAGAGAGTGTTTGGATAATCAAGTTGGTGTCAATGGGTTAGACAAAGCTGGAAACACAGCTCTGTATTGGGCATGCCATGGAGGTCATAAAG ATGTAGTAGATGTCCTGCTTACCCAGGCAAACTTAGAGTTAAACCAACAG AACAAATTGGGAGACACAGCTTTGCATGCTGCTGCATGGAAAGGTTATGCAGATATTGTAGAGATGCTGCTGGAAAAGGGTAAAGATCTTCACCAAGGTTTCAACAAT AGCAATGACATCTGCTTCTTAAAAAGGAAGAGCAGCCAGCAAGTTTCCTAA